The following proteins are encoded in a genomic region of Synechococcus sp. CBW1002:
- a CDS encoding transposase, whose product MSKRRTHSPEFKARVAMEAISGRKTIQEIAADHAIHPIQVSQWKRQLLDGASELFTRGKKTKDKEEGQAKEAELFQQIGRLQMELEWLKKKSQLL is encoded by the coding sequence ATGAGCAAGCGCCGCACCCACAGCCCCGAGTTCAAGGCCAGGGTCGCCATGGAGGCGATCAGTGGCCGCAAGACGATCCAGGAGATCGCCGCCGACCACGCCATCCACCCGATCCAGGTGAGCCAGTGGAAGCGGCAGCTCCTGGACGGTGCCAGCGAGCTCTTCACCCGAGGCAAGAAGACCAAGGACAAGGAGGAGGGGCAGGCCAAGGAGGCGGAGCTGTTCCAGCAGATCGGACGGCTGCAGATGGAGCTGGAGTGGCTCAAAAAAAAGTCTCAACTGCTCTGA